The following are encoded together in the Robertmurraya sp. FSL R5-0851 genome:
- the mreBH gene encoding rod-share determining protein MreBH: MFGTLEIGIDLGTANVLVYSKNKGIVFNEPSVVALDTTTNKVVAVGLEAKAMIGKTPGKITAIRPLKNGVIADYDITSELLKYIITKASTRMGLTIRKPNVVICTPAGSTSVDKRAIQDAARNAGAKKVFLIEEPVAAAIGAGLPVDEPVANVVVDIGGGSTEVAIISFGGVVACHSIRIGGDHLDDDIIQYVRKEYNVLIGEPTAEQIKMEIGYALVDHEKEVLEVRGRDLLTGLPKTIELHSYEVRDAIKESLLHILEAVRATLEDSPAELSGDIVDRGVILTGGGSLLKGMEQWLSEQIFVPVHLANEPLESVAIGTGRALDFLHKLPSVAR, encoded by the coding sequence ATGTTTGGAACGTTAGAGATTGGAATTGATTTAGGTACAGCAAACGTACTTGTATATAGTAAAAATAAAGGAATTGTCTTTAATGAGCCTTCTGTTGTCGCTCTAGATACTACAACGAATAAAGTCGTTGCGGTGGGACTAGAAGCAAAAGCAATGATTGGAAAAACTCCTGGTAAAATTACAGCGATTCGTCCTCTAAAAAACGGAGTGATTGCCGATTATGATATCACTTCGGAATTATTAAAGTACATTATTACAAAAGCATCAACCAGAATGGGGTTAACGATTCGAAAACCGAATGTGGTCATTTGTACACCAGCTGGCTCTACGAGTGTGGACAAGAGAGCCATCCAGGATGCCGCAAGAAACGCAGGTGCCAAAAAGGTCTTTCTTATTGAAGAACCAGTGGCCGCAGCGATCGGAGCCGGACTTCCCGTGGACGAACCTGTAGCCAATGTGGTAGTAGATATTGGCGGAGGTTCTACTGAAGTTGCGATCATATCATTCGGAGGCGTCGTTGCCTGCCACTCTATTCGCATTGGTGGCGATCATTTGGATGACGATATTATTCAGTATGTAAGAAAAGAATACAATGTTCTAATTGGAGAGCCCACTGCCGAGCAAATTAAGATGGAAATCGGTTATGCCCTAGTGGACCATGAAAAAGAAGTGCTTGAAGTTCGAGGAAGAGACCTGCTAACCGGTTTACCAAAAACGATCGAACTACATTCCTACGAAGTTCGTGATGCTATTAAAGAATCACTACTTCATATACTAGAAGCAGTTCGTGCTACGTTAGAAGACAGTCCAGCCGAGTTAAGCGGTGATATTGTAGACCGAGGAGTCATTTTAACTGGTGGTGGATCTTTATTAAAAGGCATGGAGCAGTGGCTAAGCGAGCAAATCTTCGTTCCCGTTCATTTAGCAAATGAACCCTTAGAATCAGTAGCCATCGGTACGGGTAGGGCACTTGATTTTCTTCACAAGTTACCTTCTGTTGCAAGGTAA
- the miaA gene encoding tRNA (adenosine(37)-N6)-dimethylallyltransferase MiaA, producing MKQEKEKVVVLIGPTAVGKTKTSIELAKRFNGEIISGDSMQIYKEMNIGTAKIKQEEMEGITHHLIDIKDPEETFSVAEFQELVRLKITEITNRGKLPMIVGGTGLYIQSAIYDYQFSDAPNNEELRQKLEEQVKTDGVEVLHKKLSEVDPISARRIHPNNVRRVIRALEVYLTTGQTLTEIQSEQVIEPLYDISIIGLTMERERLYDRINARVDEMITEGLEEEVRKLYDKGLMHTQALQAIGYKEWFHYFSKEQSLESTIEQLKQNSRRYAKRQLTWFRNKMDVTWFDMTHVTNEQQIRKKIKEISTYIEGKLKIKSNTYEIEIKEEDLL from the coding sequence ATGAAACAGGAGAAGGAAAAAGTCGTCGTCCTCATTGGACCAACAGCCGTTGGGAAAACGAAGACGAGCATTGAATTAGCTAAGCGGTTTAATGGTGAAATAATTAGTGGCGACTCAATGCAAATATATAAAGAAATGAATATAGGAACAGCCAAGATTAAGCAAGAAGAAATGGAAGGAATTACTCATCATCTCATTGATATTAAGGATCCAGAAGAGACGTTTTCAGTAGCGGAGTTTCAAGAGCTTGTACGACTGAAAATTACGGAAATCACCAATCGAGGAAAGCTACCAATGATTGTTGGTGGAACGGGGTTGTACATTCAATCAGCCATCTATGACTACCAATTTTCTGATGCTCCCAATAATGAGGAACTGAGACAAAAGCTGGAAGAGCAAGTGAAGACAGATGGGGTGGAAGTTCTTCATAAGAAGTTGTCTGAAGTAGATCCAATAAGTGCTAGGCGTATACATCCAAATAACGTACGTCGTGTCATCCGTGCATTAGAGGTTTATTTAACAACAGGGCAAACATTAACAGAAATACAATCGGAGCAAGTGATTGAACCGTTGTATGATATTTCCATCATTGGGTTAACCATGGAACGTGAGCGTCTGTACGATCGTATTAATGCAAGAGTTGATGAAATGATAACTGAAGGTTTAGAAGAAGAAGTGAGAAAATTGTATGACAAAGGGCTTATGCATACACAGGCTTTACAAGCCATTGGTTATAAGGAATGGTTTCATTATTTTTCAAAAGAACAATCGCTTGAATCAACGATCGAACAATTAAAGCAGAACTCTCGACGATATGCAAAACGTCAGCTCACATGGTTCAGAAATAAAATGGATGTTACTTGGTTTGATATGACACATGTGACAAATGAGCAACAGATTCGAAAAAAAATTAAGGAAATTTCTACGTATATTGAAGGAAAGCTAAAAATAAAATCGAATACATATGAAATAGAGATAAAAGAGGAGGATTTATTATGA
- the hfq gene encoding RNA chaperone Hfq — protein MKQAINIQDQFLNQLRKDSTNCTVFLLNGFQLRGTIKGFDNFTILFECEGKQQLVYKHAISTFSPLRNVQIDLDGQNQ, from the coding sequence ATGAAGCAAGCCATTAATATCCAGGATCAATTTTTAAATCAACTTCGCAAAGACAGTACAAATTGTACGGTGTTTTTGTTGAATGGCTTCCAATTAAGAGGAACAATTAAAGGCTTTGATAACTTTACGATTCTATTTGAATGTGAAGGGAAGCAACAGCTTGTATATAAGCATGCCATTTCCACATTCTCTCCATTGCGTAATGTGCAAATTGATTTAGATGGTCAAAATCAATAA
- the spoVK gene encoding stage V sporulation protein K: MDQPIRMKNNGQISIVLNSQKRKPTVTEPYVAPKAIPPEHAALKEIEEELGALVGMEEMKRMIKEIYAWIYVNKKREAAGLKAGKQALHMMFKGNPGTGKTTVARLIGKLFLRMNVLTKGHLIEAERADLVGEYIGHTAQKTRDLVKKALGGILFVDEAYSLGRGGEKDFGKEAIDTLVKHMEDKQHEFILILAGYSREMDEFLTLNPGLHSRFPLVIDFPDYSIEQLMEIGQRMLKEKEYTLSHEAERKLREHLIWVKSAFSPAGFSNGRYVRNVLEKSIRAQAMRLLMINNFDRHDLMTIRSNDLIFEEDE, from the coding sequence TTGGACCAACCAATTCGAATGAAAAACAATGGACAAATCAGCATTGTCTTAAATTCACAGAAACGAAAACCCACTGTTACCGAACCATATGTGGCTCCAAAGGCCATTCCCCCTGAGCATGCAGCATTAAAGGAGATTGAGGAAGAACTTGGTGCGCTTGTTGGAATGGAAGAAATGAAGCGAATGATAAAGGAAATTTACGCATGGATATATGTGAACAAAAAAAGAGAAGCTGCTGGATTAAAAGCAGGAAAACAAGCGCTCCATATGATGTTTAAAGGCAATCCTGGAACAGGGAAAACGACGGTTGCTAGGTTGATTGGGAAGTTATTTCTACGAATGAATGTCCTAACGAAAGGTCATTTAATTGAAGCGGAACGGGCTGATCTAGTCGGTGAATACATCGGACATACTGCCCAAAAAACAAGAGATCTCGTAAAGAAGGCTCTCGGAGGGATTCTTTTTGTTGATGAAGCCTACTCTCTTGGTAGGGGTGGGGAGAAAGACTTTGGTAAAGAAGCCATTGATACACTCGTCAAACATATGGAGGATAAGCAACATGAATTCATTTTAATTTTGGCAGGGTATTCGAGAGAAATGGATGAGTTTCTCACACTCAATCCTGGATTGCATTCTCGATTTCCGCTTGTTATCGATTTTCCGGATTACAGCATTGAGCAACTTATGGAAATTGGGCAAAGAATGCTGAAGGAAAAGGAATACACCTTGAGCCATGAAGCAGAAAGAAAGCTTCGAGAACATCTCATTTGGGTGAAATCTGCGTTTAGTCCAGCTGGTTTCTCGAATGGACGATACGTAAGAAATGTACTTGAAAAATCGATTCGTGCCCAGGCAATGAGGTTGTTAATGATAAACAACTTCGATCGGCATGATTTAATGACCATACGAAGCAATGATCTTATATTTGAAGAAGATGAGTAA
- the hflX gene encoding GTPase HflX yields the protein MDQKHEYEKVILVGCQTIEDDERFHYSMEELASLTETAKGTVQATLSQKRDRIHPSTYIGKGKVEELRALEEETEANIIIFNDELSPSQVRNLSKDISARIIDRTQLILDIFAQRARSKEGKLQVELAQLQYLLPRLGGQGTQLSRLGAGIGTRGPGETQLETDRRHIRRRIDDIKAQLAVIVQHRDRYRERRKKNKAFQVALVGYTNAGKSTIFNRLTEADSFEENQLFATLDPMTRKMILPSGFSTLLTDTVGFIQDLPTTLVAAFRSTLEEVREADLLLHVVDMSSADSYQHEQTVHKLLEDLDIQQIPQLTVYNKRDMKNPDFVPTAKTETLQISAFSEEDRFLLKQKMEQVIISEMKFYQVEVPSTEGKLLAQLKNDTILRELAFEEEKDMYLCKGYVLNDHQILGQINQYSI from the coding sequence TTGGATCAAAAGCATGAATATGAAAAGGTGATTCTCGTTGGTTGTCAAACGATTGAGGATGACGAAAGATTTCACTATTCGATGGAGGAACTCGCTTCTTTAACGGAGACCGCGAAAGGTACAGTACAAGCAACATTATCTCAAAAGAGAGACAGAATCCATCCATCTACATACATAGGTAAAGGGAAAGTTGAAGAGTTAAGAGCGTTAGAGGAGGAAACAGAAGCAAATATTATCATATTTAATGATGAGCTTTCGCCGAGTCAGGTACGAAATCTATCAAAAGACATCTCTGCGAGAATTATTGATCGAACGCAGTTGATTTTGGATATTTTTGCCCAACGTGCACGTTCGAAAGAAGGGAAGCTTCAAGTCGAATTGGCCCAGCTTCAATATCTACTTCCCAGATTGGGTGGGCAAGGAACACAGCTTTCTCGACTGGGTGCTGGAATAGGGACGAGAGGTCCGGGGGAAACCCAGCTTGAGACCGACCGAAGACATATTCGAAGACGAATTGACGATATTAAAGCCCAGCTCGCAGTAATCGTGCAGCATCGTGATCGATATCGTGAGCGTCGGAAAAAGAATAAAGCCTTTCAAGTGGCGCTTGTTGGATATACGAATGCGGGGAAATCGACAATTTTCAATCGCTTAACGGAAGCAGATTCGTTCGAGGAAAATCAGCTGTTTGCCACACTTGACCCTATGACGAGAAAAATGATTCTTCCAAGCGGTTTTAGTACATTACTAACAGACACGGTTGGATTTATTCAAGACCTTCCAACAACTTTGGTTGCTGCCTTTCGTTCTACCTTGGAGGAAGTACGAGAAGCAGATCTTCTTTTACACGTCGTGGATATGTCGAGTGCGGACTCATATCAGCATGAACAAACCGTACATAAGTTACTCGAGGATTTAGATATTCAGCAAATCCCACAATTGACCGTTTATAATAAGAGAGATATGAAAAATCCTGACTTTGTTCCAACTGCCAAAACGGAAACTTTGCAGATTTCTGCATTTAGTGAAGAAGATCGCTTTTTATTAAAGCAAAAAATGGAACAGGTGATTATTTCAGAAATGAAATTTTACCAAGTTGAGGTTCCTTCCACAGAAGGAAAGCTGTTAGCTCAATTAAAAAATGATACGATACTAAGGGAGCTAGCATTCGAAGAAGAAAAGGATATGTATCTATGCAAAGGATATGTACTCAATGATCACCAAATATTAGGACAAATAAATCAATACAGCATTTAG
- a CDS encoding methionine gamma-lyase family protein — protein MYQHFTFGEALKPIVRQVEEQIFMKHQQIDLTVEANQFRVLESYQRHQVSDSHFIPSTGYGYDDIGRDTLEKIYADVFGGEAGLVRPQIISGTHAISIALFGVLRPGDELLYITGKPYDTLEEIVGIRGNGVGSLKEFGISYQSVDLKEDGQVNYEYVKTMIKPNTKMIGIQRSKGYANRPSFTIDQIREMIEFVKNIKEDVVVFVDNCYGEFVELMEPCHVGADLMAGSLIKNPGGGLAKTGGYIVGKEKYVEACAYRMTSPGIGAEAGASLYSLQEMYQGFFLAPHVVGQALKGAVFTSAILDRLGMNTNPSWDAERTDLIQSVQFDDKEKMIAFCQAIQFASPINSHVTAYPAYMPGYEDDVIMAAGTFIQGASIELSADGPIRPPYVAYVQGGLTYSHVKLAILIALNRLAEKQLISLN, from the coding sequence ATGTATCAGCATTTCACATTTGGGGAAGCATTAAAGCCGATTGTTCGGCAGGTCGAAGAGCAAATTTTTATGAAGCATCAACAAATTGACCTGACGGTGGAAGCGAATCAGTTTCGCGTTTTAGAAAGCTATCAACGTCATCAAGTAAGTGATTCACACTTTATCCCTTCAACAGGGTATGGCTATGATGATATTGGTAGAGATACTTTAGAGAAAATTTATGCCGATGTGTTTGGTGGAGAAGCAGGGCTTGTTCGTCCGCAAATCATCTCCGGGACGCATGCCATTTCCATCGCTTTATTTGGTGTGTTAAGACCAGGAGATGAGCTCTTGTACATAACGGGAAAACCGTATGATACATTGGAGGAAATAGTAGGGATTCGTGGGAATGGTGTAGGTTCATTAAAGGAATTTGGGATATCCTATCAAAGTGTGGACTTAAAAGAGGATGGACAGGTCAATTACGAATATGTAAAAACCATGATCAAACCAAATACAAAAATGATCGGTATTCAGCGTTCTAAAGGGTATGCAAATCGACCTTCTTTTACCATTGATCAAATTAGAGAAATGATTGAATTTGTTAAAAATATAAAAGAAGATGTTGTCGTATTTGTTGATAATTGTTATGGTGAATTTGTGGAGTTAATGGAGCCTTGTCATGTAGGAGCTGACTTAATGGCAGGCTCCTTAATTAAGAACCCTGGTGGGGGACTTGCCAAAACCGGTGGGTATATCGTTGGAAAAGAAAAATATGTAGAAGCATGCGCCTATAGGATGACCTCACCAGGTATCGGAGCAGAAGCGGGTGCCTCTCTTTATAGCCTTCAAGAAATGTACCAAGGTTTCTTTTTAGCTCCGCATGTGGTTGGACAAGCATTAAAGGGTGCGGTTTTTACATCAGCTATTCTTGATAGATTAGGAATGAACACAAATCCGTCCTGGGACGCAGAACGGACAGATTTAATTCAATCGGTTCAGTTTGATGACAAAGAGAAAATGATTGCCTTTTGTCAAGCTATTCAATTTGCTTCTCCTATTAATTCACATGTAACGGCATACCCGGCTTATATGCCTGGTTATGAAGATGATGTGATTATGGCTGCGGGAACATTTATTCAAGGAGCGAGCATTGAACTGAGCGCCGATGGACCGATTCGACCACCGTACGTTGCTTATGTACAAGGGGGACTAACTTATTCTCATGTGAAATTGGCCATACTGATTGCGTTGAACCGATTAGCAGAAAAACAACTAATTAGTCTCAACTAA
- a CDS encoding MerR family transcriptional regulator has product MSGSDIRRSMPLFPIGIVMQLTELSARQIRYYEEHQLISPARTEGNRRMFSLNDIDQLLEIKDLIEQGVNLAGIKQIFSVKEQQVLSEEMVKEAEKARRDLSDDELRKMLRSELMHAGRFNRSSLRQGDMSRFFH; this is encoded by the coding sequence ATGAGCGGAAGTGATATCCGTCGTTCCATGCCATTATTTCCAATTGGAATTGTGATGCAGCTTACAGAACTATCTGCAAGACAAATTCGATATTATGAAGAGCACCAATTGATCTCTCCGGCTAGAACAGAGGGAAACAGAAGAATGTTTTCTTTGAATGACATTGATCAACTTTTAGAAATAAAAGATCTGATCGAGCAAGGTGTGAATCTTGCAGGAATTAAGCAAATTTTTTCTGTGAAAGAGCAACAGGTGCTTTCAGAAGAAATGGTGAAGGAAGCAGAGAAAGCAAGACGTGATCTGTCCGATGATGAGTTACGAAAAATGTTGCGCTCAGAGCTTATGCATGCTGGCCGCTTTAATCGTTCGTCATTGCGCCAAGGTGATATGTCACGCTTTTTCCACTAA
- the glnA gene encoding type I glutamate--ammonia ligase has product MAKFTRDDITRMAEEQNVKFIRLQFTDILGTIKNVEIPISQLEKALDNKMMFDGSSIEGFVRIEESDMYLYPDLDTWVVFPWTAEKGKVARLICDIYNPDGTPFAGDPRNNLRRIIKEMQDLGFSDFNLGPEPEFFLFKLDQAGEPTLELNDNGGYFDLAPTDLGENCRRDIVLELEEMGFEIEASHHEVAPGQHEIDFKYADALSACDQIQTFKLVVKTIARKHGLHATFMPKPLFGVNGSGMHCNVSLFKEGKNAFFDPTGNLELSDTARQFIAGIIKHAPNFTAVTNPTVNSYKRLVPGYEAPCYVAWSARNRSPLIRIPASRGISTRVEVRSVDPAANPYLAMAVLLAAGLDGVKNSLTPPAPVDRNIYVMNKEERQAVGIEDLPATLAAALDNLKSDETMITALGEHIFEHFVEAKEIEWDMFRTQVHPWEREQYMSMY; this is encoded by the coding sequence ATGGCTAAGTTTACAAGAGATGATATTACAAGAATGGCAGAAGAACAAAATGTAAAGTTTATTCGTTTGCAATTCACTGACATCTTAGGAACTATCAAAAACGTGGAGATTCCTATCAGTCAGCTTGAAAAAGCTTTAGACAACAAAATGATGTTTGACGGTTCTTCTATCGAAGGTTTTGTTCGTATTGAAGAGTCAGACATGTACTTATATCCAGACTTAGACACATGGGTGGTTTTCCCTTGGACAGCTGAAAAAGGTAAAGTGGCACGTTTAATCTGTGACATCTACAATCCAGATGGAACTCCATTTGCAGGTGACCCACGTAACAACTTAAGAAGAATTATTAAAGAAATGCAAGACTTAGGATTTTCTGATTTCAATCTTGGACCTGAGCCAGAATTTTTCTTATTCAAGCTTGACCAAGCTGGAGAACCTACACTTGAATTAAACGACAACGGTGGATATTTCGACCTTGCTCCAACGGACCTTGGTGAAAACTGCCGTCGTGATATCGTGTTAGAGCTTGAAGAAATGGGCTTTGAAATTGAAGCATCACACCATGAGGTTGCTCCAGGACAACACGAAATCGACTTCAAATATGCTGATGCATTAAGCGCTTGTGACCAAATCCAAACGTTCAAGCTTGTTGTTAAAACAATTGCACGTAAGCACGGTCTACATGCAACATTCATGCCGAAGCCATTATTCGGAGTAAACGGTTCTGGAATGCACTGTAACGTTTCATTATTCAAAGAAGGCAAGAACGCATTCTTTGATCCAACTGGAAACCTAGAACTAAGCGACACTGCTCGTCAGTTCATCGCTGGTATCATTAAGCACGCTCCTAACTTTACAGCTGTAACGAACCCAACTGTAAACTCTTATAAGCGTTTAGTACCTGGTTACGAAGCACCTTGCTACGTTGCATGGTCTGCTAGAAACCGTTCACCGCTAATCCGTATCCCTGCATCTCGTGGAATTTCCACTCGTGTAGAAGTACGTAGCGTTGACCCTGCTGCTAACCCTTACTTAGCAATGGCTGTATTACTTGCTGCTGGTCTTGACGGAGTGAAGAACTCTTTAACACCGCCAGCTCCAGTTGACCGTAACATCTACGTTATGAACAAAGAAGAGCGTCAAGCTGTTGGTATCGAAGATCTACCAGCTACACTTGCTGCTGCTTTAGATAACTTAAAATCAGACGAAACAATGATTACCGCTCTTGGAGAGCATATCTTCGAACACTTCGTGGAAGCAAAAGAGATCGAGTGGGATATGTTCCGTACACAAGTACATCCATGGGAGCGTGAGCAATACATGTCAATGTATTAA